The following is a genomic window from Micromonospora cathayae.
CTGCTCTACCTGGCCCGCCGGCTGGGCGCGGCCCGGATCGTCCTGGTGCTGACCCTGGACCGGACGGCCGAGACCGCACCCTCGGCGGTGAATGCGGACCTGCGCACCGCAGCTCACTGGCAGCGGATCGGCGTCGAACCGGTCAGCGAGGCGGGGGTGGCCCGGATGCTGACCGAACGGTTGTTCCCACGACCGGTGCCGGCGGACGCTCCCGCCGGCCTGCGGCGGATCAGCGGCGGCAATCCCGTGCTGCTCAGCGCGCTGCTCGACGAGTGCGAGCGGACCGGGGACGCCGACCCCGACCGGGCCGCCGCAGGCGGGTACGGGGCCGCCGTGGTGAGTCTGCTGCGGCGGGGCGGCCCGACCATGCTGCGGCTCGCCCAGGCCCTGGCGGTGCTCGGCGAGGAGGGTGACCCCTGGCGGGCCGCCCGGATCAACGACCTGGACGGGGCTGCCGACCAGGCCGGCGTGCGGCGGACGGTGGCCGTCATGACCGCGTCCGGGCTGCTCCGCGACGGCCGGCTGCCGCACCCGGCCGCCGGGTCCGCGGTGCTCGACACCGTGCTCGGCGCCGAACGCGCCGACCTGCACAGCCGGGCCGCGACCCTGCTGCACGAGCTGCACCGGCCCGCCGGTGCGGTCGCCCACCAGCTCGGGCTCGCCGGCCGCGCGGTCGCCCCGTGGGGGGTGCCGGTGCTGCTGGAGGTGGCCGAGCAGGCGCTGCTGGCCGGGGACCTCCGGACCGCGGTGTCGCACCTCGACCTGGCCCGGAAGTCGGCCGGACGGTCCGCCGACGCCGCCGGCATCCTGGCCAAGCTGGCCGCGGCCGAATGGCGGATCAGTCCGGCGCTGGTGGTGCACCGGCTGGACGCTCTGGTCGACGCGGCCCGGCAGCGGCTGCTGGAGCCGACCGCCGTGGTCGGGCTGGTCCGTCAACTGCTCTGGCATGGCCGGAACGACGAGGCCGCGACGGTGCTGGCCGGACTGCGGGCGGACCCGACGACCACCGGTGACCTGGGCAACCTGGAAGCCTGGCTGTCCGTTTCGTTCCCATCGTCGGCCGGTCCCGGTACGGTCCGGGGCCGAACCGTACCGGCCGTCGAGCAGGGCCTGTCCCTGCTGGCCGGCACCGATCCCTGGCTGGCCTCCGCCGGCACGCTGGGCGACCTGCACGTCCGGGGTACGGGGCGACGGCAGGTCGACCGGATCGAGCAGGCCCTGGAGAACCTGCAACGGGGCGGCAGCACGCCGTGGGCCGAGGAGACGGCCGGCCTCGCCCTACTGGGATTGATCAACGCGGACCTGTACGGGTACGCGCTGGAGTGGGCTGACGCGCTGGCCGCGCCGGTGCCCGTCGAGCAGGCCCCGACCTGGCACGCCCTGCTGGAGAGCCTCCGGGCTGAGGCGGCGCTGCGTATGGGTGACCTCGCCGGCGCGGCAGCCGGGGCCCGACGCGCCCTGGCCCTGATTCCACCGGCCGCGTGGGGGGTGGCCGTCGGGTTCCCCATCGGCACCCTGGTCACGGCAGCGGTGCGCCTGGGTGACCTGCACGAGGCCGCCGACCACCTCGCGTTCGCGCCCAGCGAGGCCATGTTCCACAGCCGGTACGGGCTGTACTACCTGCACGCACGGGGGCTCTACTACCTGGCGACCGGACGCGGGTACGCCGGCCTGGCCGACTTCCTGACCTGTGGTGAACGGGCCCGCTCGCTCGGGCTCGACGCGGCGGTGACGGTGCCGTGGCGGACCAGTGCGGCCCGGGCCTGGTGGCAGCTCGGCAACGAGGACCAGGCGCGGCGGCTGGTCCGTGAGCAGTTGACCCGGTCGGAGGCGACCGGCGGCAGCAACCGGGGCAGGTCGTTGCGGATGCTGGCCGTGGTGAGCCCGGCGGAGCGGCGTCCCCAACTGCTGTCGGAGGCCCTCGACCTGTTCGAGGAGTGCGGGGCCCAGTACGAGCAGGTGCAGGTCCTGGCCGACCTCGGACGGGCGTACTCGGCTCTCGGGGACAGCCGGCGGGCCCGGACCACCCTCCGCCGGGCCCGGCATCTGGCCGAGCGCTGCCGCGCCATGCCGCTCTGCGACGACCTGCTGGCCCTTCAGGAACGCAGCGAGGGCCCCGCCGTGGCGGGGGACGGGCAACGGTTGCTGACCGACTCGGAGCGTCGGGTCGCCTCCCTGGCGGTGCTCGGTTACACCAACCGGGAGATCGCGGCCCGGTTGTACATCACGTCGAGCACGGTGGAGCAGCACCTGACCCGGGTCTACCGGAAGCTGGACGTGAAGCGCCGCAAGGACCTGCCCGCCGACCTGGGGGCCGCATCGGTGCGGACCCGGCCCCTGCGGCGTCAGCCCGCGTCGGCCAGGCGCCTGCTGTCGTAGGCGGTCCGGGCGGCGGAGATCGTCGCCCGGTGCCGTTGGGCCCAGCCGGTCAGCGACAGCAGGGACTCGTGCAGCTCCCGGGCGATGGGGGTGAGTTCGTAGTCGACCCGGGGCGGGACGACCGGGTACACCGTGCGGTGAAGCAGCCCGTCCCGCTCCAGGTTGCGCAGGGTCAGGGTGAGCATGCGCCGACTTATCCCGTCGATCGAGCGTTCGAGTTCGGTGAAGCGAACCGGCCCGTCGGCGGCGGCGATGATCACCATGATGCTCCACTTTCCGGCCACCCGGTCCAGCACCTCCCGGACGGGGCAGGCCTGCACGACGATGTCGGCGGTCCGGTCGCTGAGCGTACTCGTCTGCATACGGTCCATGGTGCCACATCCGTCTCCTCTGTTACATGAGGATGCATCAAGAAAGGAGTCGTCGCGGTGGCCGCTGACGGCATCTCGGGTACCACCCGGCTCTACGGCGTCCTGGGTGACCCGGTGACCCAGGTCCGGGCTCCGGAACTGCTCAACCCGCTGCTCGCCACACTCGGAGTCGACGCCGTCGTGCTCCCGGTGCACGCCGCGCCCGGGGACCTGCCGGACGTTCTGCGCGGGCTGCGTCGGGTGGGCAACCTCGACGGGCTGTTCGTGACGGTCCCGCACAAGGCGGCCGTCTGCCGGTTCGCCGACCGGCTGGGGCCGTACGCCACCCGGATCGGTACGGCCAACGTACTACGGCGGGACCCGGACGGCGGCTGGACGGCGGAGAACTTCGACGGTACGGGCTTCGTCCGGGGACTGGTGGCGGACGGGCACGCGGTACGCGACGCCACGGTCTGCCTGTTCGGTGCGGGCGGCGCCGGCAGTTCCATCGCCGACGCGCTGCTGGCCGCCGGCACCGCCCGACTCCTGGTGCGTGACGTCCACCCCGACCGGCAGGCCGCCCTGCTGGCCGCGCTGGACGCCCACTGGCCGGGGCGGGCGTCGCCGGGCCGGGACGGTGACCTGGCGAGCGCCGACATCGTGGTCAACGCGACCCCGTCGGGGCTGCGCCCGGACGACCCCCTGCCCCTGGACCCCGCCGTCGTGCGACCCACCGCCGTGATCGCCGACATCATCATGCGGCCAGCCGAGACCGCCCTCCTGGCAAGCGCGACGCGGCACGGTCTGCGGGTGCACTACGGGATCAACATGCTTCTACACCAAATACCCTGCTACCGGAACTTCTTCGGCTGGCCGGAAAGTTAGGGACGGCATAGGGGTGTAGCTAGGGGTTTCAATCTTTTGGTTTCTGCGAGAATTTCCTGCGGAGGTTGTGTCCGGCCCGGCCCTCGCTAGGAGTTGTGATCCCCCATGCTGCGCATCGAGCTGATCCGTCCGCTGCCCGAGATCCTGGCCGGCCACGCCGAGGTCAGGGGTGCCCGGATCGCCTTCTCCGACGCTCGCCGTGCAGTTACCTACGCCGAACTGGAAACTCGTACCCGGTGCCTTGCCGGCCACTTGGCTGAATTGCGCGTCCAGCCCGGCGACCGGGCCGCCATCTATCTCGGAAACTGCGTGGAAATGGTGGAGAGTTACCTGGCCATCACCCGCGCCGACGCGGTCGGAGTGCCACTCAACCCGCATTCGACCGACACCGAACTGGAATACTTCCTCGCGGACAGCGGCGCCCGTGTGGTGATCACCGACCCCGCGCACGCCGACCAGGTGCGCCGGGTCGTCGCGGGCGCGCAGTACCCCCGGATCGTGGTGACCGGGCACCGCGAGCTACCCGCCTGGGCCGTCCCCTTCGAGACGCTGGCCACCACCCGGCCCGACGAGCCGGCCCGCGACGGCCTCGGGCTCGACGAGGTGGCCTGGATGCTCTACACCTCGGGCACCACCGGGCGACCCAAGGGGGTGCTCTCCACCCAGCGCAACGGGCTGTGGTCGGTGGCCGCCTGCTACGTGCCGGTGCCCGAGCTCTCCCCCGAGGACCGGGTGCTGTGGCCGCTGCCGCTGTTCCACAGCCTGTCGCACATCGCCTGCGTGCTGGCCGTCACCGCGGTCGGCGCGTCCGCCCGGATCACCGACGGGTACTCCGCCGACGAGATCCTGTCGATCCTGCGAACCGAGTCGCCCACCTTCCTCGCCGGGGTCCCGACCATGTACCACCACCTGGTCCAGGCCGCCCAGCAGCACGGGCTGGACACGCCGAATTTGCGGGTCGCCCTGGTCGGCGGCGCGGTGACCACCGCCGCGTTGCGGGCCGCCTTCGAGGAGACCTTCGGTGTGCCGCTGCTCGACGCGTACGGCAGCACCGAGACCAGTGGATCCATCACGGTCAACTGGCCCAACGGTGCCCGGGTGGAGGGCTCCTGCGGGCTGCCCGTACCCGGACTCAACGTGCGGCTGGTCGACCCGGACACCGGCCTCGACGTACCCACCGGTACCGAGGGCGAGGTCTGGGTCAGCGGACCCAGCGTGATGGTCGGCTACCACAACCGTCCCGAGGAGACCGAAGCGGCCCTCCGCGACGGCTGGTACCGCACCGGTGACCTGGCCCGACGCGACGACGCCGGATACTTCACCATCTCCGGACGGATCAAGGACCTGATCATCCGCGGCGGCGAGAACATCCACCCGGGCGAGGTCGAGGACGTCCTGCGCGGCGTGCCCGGCGTGGCCGACGTGGCGGTGGCCGGCAAGCCGCACGAGGTGCTGGGCGAGGTGCCGGTCGCCTTCCTCGTACCGGCCGAGGGCGGACTGGACACCGAGGCGCTCTTCGCGGCCTGCCGGGAACGGCTGTCCTACTTCAAGGTGCCCGAGGAACTCTACGAGGTCGCCGAGATTCCCCGGACCCGCTCCGGGAAGATCACCCGTCACCTGCTGCTGGAACAGCCGGCCCGGCTGCGGGCCGCCGGCAGCGGCTACTACGAGTCGCTGTTCCGCACCGACTGGCTGCCCCTCTCCTCGGTACCCGCGCCGACCTCGCCGGCCGGCCCCCGTCGCTGGGCCCTGGTCGGCGACGACACCACCGAGCTGACCGACCGGCTGCGCGCCGACAGCTTCGACGTGACGTCCCACCCCGACCTCGGCGCGCTCGCCGCCCACGTCGCCACCAGCGGCCAGCCGGTACCGCAGGTCGTCGTGGTCGCCGGCCGGCCGGGACCGGACCACGGCCGTACCGGCCTCCGTACCGTGGTCGACACCTGGACCGCCGACCTGCGCGGCTGGCTGGCCGACGAACGGTTCCACAGCAGCCGGCTGGTCGTGTTGACCAGGGACGCTGCCGGGCCGGGTGAACCCGGACGCACCCCCGACCCGACCCAGGCCGCCGTGGCCGGCGTGGCCCACGGCCTCCAGGCCGCGGCCGCCGGCCGGTTGGTCCTGGCGGACCTGCCGGCCGGGGACGACGACCCGGTCGCCCCGCTGGTCCGCGCGCTGGACACCGGGGAGACCCGGTTCGCGGTACGGGCCGGCAGCGTCCTGACCCCGTCGCTGGAACGGGTACCCACCGCCGAACGTTCCGGCGCCACCCTCGACCCGAAGCGCACCGTGGTGGTCGCCGGGGCCGACACGGCCCTCGGCGCGGCCGTGGCCCGGCATTTGGTGAGCGGGCACGGGGTCCGACACCTGCTCCTCCTCAGCGACCAGGGCCGGAAGGACCCGGCGGTGGCCGCCCTCGCCGACGAACTGCCCGCCTCGGTGACCGTGGTCGCCTGCGACCTGACCGACCGTCCCGCACTGGCGAAGCTGCTCGGCCGGCCCCGCCGCCCGCTCGGCGCGGTGTTCTACGCCCCGGACCTGGACGACCGGCCGGCGCTCGACCGGGTCGGTGCCGCCGCCACCCACCTGTACGACCTCACCCGGGACGCCGGCCTGACCACGTTCGTCCTGTTCGGAAGCACCGCTGGCACCCTCGCCGACGCCCCGGACGTCGAGGGGACCACCGTGACGGAGATCCTGGACGGCATCGCCCGCACCGGCCGGCACCAGGGCGTACCGGCGCTGTCGCTGGCTGTCGGGCCGTGGAGTCCGGACGGTACGACGGACCCGGACCCCGCCCGTCCCGGCCGGCCCGGGGTCGGGCTGCTCGCCCGGCGGGACCTGCTGGCCCTCCTCGACGCGGCACTGATGACGGACGAGGCGGTGCTCACCGCCGTCCGGATCGACATCACCGCCCTCCGGGGCGGTCCGGTGCCGAGCCTGCTCTCCCGGCTCATCGACACCCCCGCCGGGCCCGGCGGCACGGATCGGGACCGTACCCGCGCGCTGCGCGCCCGGCTGGCTCCACTCCCGTCGGCCGACCGGCTGTCGGCCCTGGTCGACCTGGTCGTCTCGGCCGCGTCCCGTGCCGGTGGCGTACCGGCCGGGCGGTCGCTCCCGGTGGACCGGGCGTTCAAGGATCTCGGGTTCACGTCGGCGCAGTCGGTTCTGCTGCGCAACCTCCTGGTGGAGGCCACCGGGCACCCGTTGCCGGCCACCGTGGCCTTCGACTACCCGAACCCGCGGGCCCTGGCCGGCTTTCTCCGGTCCGAGCTGCTCGGCGAGGACTCCGGCACGGAGGAGGTGACCGCCGAGACGCGTACCGACGACGACCCGATCGTGATCGTGGGCATGGCGTGCCGGTTGCCGGGCGGCATCGCGTCGCCGGAGGACCTGTGGGAGTTCGTGGTCGCGGAACGGGACGGTGTCGGTCCGTTCCCGACCGACCGCGGCTGGGACATCGACGGCATCTACGACCCCGACCCCGACCGTACCGGCACCACGTACGTCCGGGACGGCGGCTTCCTGGCCGACGCGACCGACTTCGACGCCGGGTTCTTCCGGATCTCGCCGCGTGAGGCGTTGGCGATGGATCCGCAGCAGCGGGTGTTCCTGGAGGCGTCGTGGGAGGTGTTCGAGCGGGCGGGTATCGACGTGACCACGTTGAAGGGCAGCCGGACCGGCGTCTTCGCCGGCGTGATGAACCAGGAGTACGCGACCGCGCTGGCCGGTTCGGCCGAGGAGACCGAAGGTCACCGGAGCACCGGTTCCGCGGCGAGCGTGGTCTCCGGTCGGGTGTCGTACACGTTCGGGTTCGAGGGTCCGGCGGTGACGGTGGATACGGCGTGTTCGTCGTCGTTGGTGGCGTTGCATCTGGCGGCGCAGTCGTTGCGGTCGGGTGAGTGTGATCTGGCGGTGGCGGGTGGGGTGGCGGTGATGGTGCGGCCGTCGACGTTTGTGGAGTTTTCGCGGCAGCGGGGGTTGGCGCGGGATGGGCGGTGTAAGGCGTTTGCGGCGGGGGCGGATGGGACGGGGTGGTCTGAGGGTGTGGCGGTGGTGTTGTTGGAGCGGTTGTCGGTGGCGCGGGCGCGGGGTCGTCGGGTGTTGGCGGTGGTGCGGTCGTCGGCGGTGAATCAGGACGGGGCGTCGAATGGTTTGACGGCGCCGTCGGGTCGGGCGCAGCGGCGGGTGATTGGTCAGGCGTTGGTTAATGGTGGGTTGTCGGCGGTGGATGTGGATGTGGTGGAGGCGCATGGTACGGGGACGGTGTTGGGGGATCCGATCGAGGCGCAGGCGTTGATCAGTGTTTATGGGCAGGGTCGTGGTGAGCCGTTGTGGTTGGGGTCGTTGAAGTCGAACATCGGTCATACGCAGGCGGCTGCGGGTGTGGCGGGTGTGGTGAAGATGGTGTTGGCGTTGGGGGCGGGGGTGTTGCCGGCGACGTTGCATGTGGATGCGCCGTCGCCGCATGTGGATTGGTCGGCGGGGGATGTGCGGTTGTTGACGGAGTCGCGGCCGTGGCCTGTCGTGGGTCGTCCGCGTCGGGCGGGGGTGTCGGCGTTCGGGGTGAGTGGGACCAACGCGCACGTGATCCTCGAACAGGCACCGCAGGACGACGGCGGGCTGGTCGATGGTGGCCCGGTCGGTGGTGCCGTCCGTTTGGTTGCCGGTCCGGTCGATGACCAGGAGACCGGCGGGGTGTCGGCGTGGGTGTTGTCGGCGCGGTCGTCGGAGGCGTTGGTGGCGCTGGCGGGGCGGTTGGGTGAGTACGTGGGCCGGTATCCGGGGGCGGGGGCGGCTGATGTGGCGGTGCGGTTGGGTGGCCGGGCGGTGTTGGAGCATCGTGCGGTCGTGGTGGGGGGTTCGCGTGAGGTGTTGTTGGCGGGGTTGGGGGCGTTGGTGGAGGGGCGGCCTGATCCTGCGGTGGTGACGGGTTCGGGTGGGCCGGCGGGGAGGACGGTGTTCGTGTTCCCGGGGCAGGGGACGCAGTGGGCGGGCATGGGTGCGGGTTTGGTGGCGTCGTCGTCGGTGTTCGCGGAGACGGTGGCGGAGTGTGAGGCGGCGCTGTCGGGGTTGGTGGACTGGTCGTTGTCGGGGGTGATCGGTGGGGTTGCGGGTGCGCCGTCGTTGGATCGGGTGGACGTGGTGCAGCCGGTGTCGTTCGTGATGATGGTCGGTCTGGCGCGGTTGTGGGCGTCGCATGGTGTGGTGCCGGATGCGGTGCTCGGTCATTCGCAGGGGGAGATCGCGGCGGCGGTGGTGGCTGGTGGTCTGTCATTGGCTGATGGTGTGCGGGTGGTGGTGTTGCGGAGTCGGCTGATCGCGGCGCGGTTGGCGGGCCGTGGGGCGATGGTGTCGGTGGCGTTGTCGCAGGAGCGGGTGGCTGCCGATCTGGTGGAGTTCGACGGGGTGGAGATCGCCACGGTGAACGGGCCGGCGTCGGTGGTGGTGGCCGGGGATCCGGCGGCGGTGGATCGATATGTGGCGCATTGCGAGCGGGTGGGGGTGCGGGCGCGGCGGATTGCGGTGGATTACGCGTCGCATTCGCGGTTCGTGGCGGAGATCGAGGCGGAGTTGGTGGAGGTGTTGGCGGGGATCGTGCCGGTGACGCCGACGGTGCCGATGTTCTCCACGACGGAGGGCCGGTGGGTGGATGGGCCGGTGCTCGATGGTGGGTACTGGTATCGGAATCTGCGGCAGCGGGTGGGTTTCCATCCGGCGGTGCGGTCGTTGTTGGACGAGCAGTTCCGGGTGTTCGTGGAGGTGAGTACGCATCCGGTGTTGGCGATGGCGATCGGGGACACCATCGACGAGGCCGGGGTCGAGGCGGTGGTGGTGCCCACGCTGCGCCGGGACCAGGACGAGCGGGTCACCTTCCGGACGGCGTTGGCGACCCTGGCCACCCAGACCGATGTCCGGGTCGACTGGCGGCATCCCGTTCCCACGCACGTCCATGAGGTTCCCCTGCCCACCTACCCCTTCCAGCACCAACGCTTCTGGCCGGCGCCGGCCACGGTCGCCGCTCCTTCGGCGGGCACCATGGACCCGGCCGAGATCCGGTTCTGGGAGGCGGTCGAGCAGGAGAACCTGTCCGCCCTCACCGAGACGCTCACCGTCACCGACTCCGACA
Proteins encoded in this region:
- a CDS encoding helix-turn-helix transcriptional regulator — protein: MQLVEREQHLDRIDRLVADCLTGRGQAVLLEGPPCTGRTTLLDRVVEQGRASGALTLRATCFAMEQKMAGSLVSQLLHSAALPPDVTEQATGGSPAFCAAMLSVAARTPLLIAVDDAHHADDDSLCHLLYLARRLGAARIVLVLTLDRTAETAPSAVNADLRTAAHWQRIGVEPVSEAGVARMLTERLFPRPVPADAPAGLRRISGGNPVLLSALLDECERTGDADPDRAAAGGYGAAVVSLLRRGGPTMLRLAQALAVLGEEGDPWRAARINDLDGAADQAGVRRTVAVMTASGLLRDGRLPHPAAGSAVLDTVLGAERADLHSRAATLLHELHRPAGAVAHQLGLAGRAVAPWGVPVLLEVAEQALLAGDLRTAVSHLDLARKSAGRSADAAGILAKLAAAEWRISPALVVHRLDALVDAARQRLLEPTAVVGLVRQLLWHGRNDEAATVLAGLRADPTTTGDLGNLEAWLSVSFPSSAGPGTVRGRTVPAVEQGLSLLAGTDPWLASAGTLGDLHVRGTGRRQVDRIEQALENLQRGGSTPWAEETAGLALLGLINADLYGYALEWADALAAPVPVEQAPTWHALLESLRAEAALRMGDLAGAAAGARRALALIPPAAWGVAVGFPIGTLVTAAVRLGDLHEAADHLAFAPSEAMFHSRYGLYYLHARGLYYLATGRGYAGLADFLTCGERARSLGLDAAVTVPWRTSAARAWWQLGNEDQARRLVREQLTRSEATGGSNRGRSLRMLAVVSPAERRPQLLSEALDLFEECGAQYEQVQVLADLGRAYSALGDSRRARTTLRRARHLAERCRAMPLCDDLLALQERSEGPAVAGDGQRLLTDSERRVASLAVLGYTNREIAARLYITSSTVEQHLTRVYRKLDVKRRKDLPADLGAASVRTRPLRRQPASARRLLS
- a CDS encoding winged helix-turn-helix transcriptional regulator produces the protein MQTSTLSDRTADIVVQACPVREVLDRVAGKWSIMVIIAAADGPVRFTELERSIDGISRRMLTLTLRNLERDGLLHRTVYPVVPPRVDYELTPIARELHESLLSLTGWAQRHRATISAARTAYDSRRLADAG
- a CDS encoding shikimate dehydrogenase family protein; the protein is MAADGISGTTRLYGVLGDPVTQVRAPELLNPLLATLGVDAVVLPVHAAPGDLPDVLRGLRRVGNLDGLFVTVPHKAAVCRFADRLGPYATRIGTANVLRRDPDGGWTAENFDGTGFVRGLVADGHAVRDATVCLFGAGGAGSSIADALLAAGTARLLVRDVHPDRQAALLAALDAHWPGRASPGRDGDLASADIVVNATPSGLRPDDPLPLDPAVVRPTAVIADIIMRPAETALLASATRHGLRVHYGINMLLHQIPCYRNFFGWPES